The Balaenoptera acutorostrata chromosome 10, mBalAcu1.1, whole genome shotgun sequence genome has a window encoding:
- the NBEAL2 gene encoding neurobeachin-like protein 2 isoform X2, with protein sequence MEPALGPGVQKDLGYLQQWLKAFVGTFEKSISLSSLEPRRPEEAGAEVPLLPRDALHVLAEQLDEGDLEQALLLLKLFVILCRNPENVEAGWGQVLVPRVLALLTRLVAKLKEPPPPEKGRESQLENVALHALLLCEGLFDPYQTWRRQHSGEVISSKEKSKYKFPPAALPCGFSTFFRESLQDADHLPPVLLLRLIHLFGAVLAGGKENGQKAVSAGTVQGLLNVVRGWGHGPAQDPRLVPLALEALVGAVHVLHASRTPPRGPELRALLEGYFHVLNADWPAGPSLDPEEALITLRVSMLDAIPMMLACEDRPVLQATFLSNNCFEHLIRLIQNSKLYLQARAPPEGDSDLATWLLTEPDVQKVLDQDTDAIAVHVVRVLTCIMSGSPSAKEVFKERIGYPHLQEVLQSHGPPTHRLLQELLNMAVEGNHSTCPPPPIRNEQPVLVLMRWLPALPTAELRLFLAQRLWWLCDSCPASRATCVQAGLVGCLLETLSEGVALGARCQEQLLALLQALGHVSLRPLELRRLLRPPPGLDSGPGGAEAGDARHAGAIIRALSGMARHRGPARALCYFDLTPSMAGIMVPPVQRWPGPGFTFHAWLCLHPTAVTPAPAPTRPLQRKQLYSFFTSSGSGFEAFFMAAGTLVVAVCTRKEYLTMSLPEVSFADSAWHCVAIVHVPGRRPFSQNLVHVYKDGHLVKTAPLRCPSLSEPFSSCCIGSAGHRTTTTTTGLPVPPVPAALAHTHPSLTRSLSVPATTGLGWGSGLVAPLQEGSISSTLAGTQDTRWGSPTSLEGELGAVAIFHEALQAAALRVLCTLGPNETAPFKPEGELHELGTKLLLHYSPQACKNNICLDLSPGHGLDGRLTGHRVETWDVKDVVNCVGGMGALLPLLERVATQPQEAEAGPAETHDLVGPELTSGHNTTQGLLLPLGKSSEERMERNAVAAFLLMLRNFLQGHAVNQESLVQCQGPAIIGALLRKVPSWAMDMNVLMSAQLLMEQVAAEGSGPLLYLLYQHLLFNFHLWTLSDFAVRLGHIQYVSSIVREHRQKLRKKYGVQFILDALRTHYSLQREHPLAADDLRTVQTSLLGLAREFLVRSSSADDLQVVLNFLAAAGDDGQVLGALDLLLALLQGSPAQESLAVFLLEPGNLEVLLALLVRPRPMPLLPDRVCKILRRLQQNERLPERSRQRLRLRECGLQGLVACLPEGAVSPQLCQGLFKLFLGADCLNLSDLLAVVQLSLQADLSIRLDICRQLFHLIYGQPDVVRLLARQAGWQDVLTRLFVLEAVTAGSPLPFTPEPPTSPEPALHKPPTESPEPSDVFLPAEVPCPDPDAFYQALSPFSAPFELGLERASVSSGNTAGGGSGSGTLTPASQPGTPSPLDGPRSFPIAQGRHSSSLSNVLEDGSLPEPTISGDDTSNTSNPQQTCEEELCNLLTNVLFSVTWRGVDGSDEAAWRERGQVFSVLTQLGASATLVRPPDCIKRSLLEMMLESALTDIKEAPLGVLASLTQQALWLLRLLQDFLCAEGHGNQELWSEKLFEGVCSLLDRLGAWLHLANGTADLREMAQIGLRLVLGYILLEDPQLHAQAYVKLHALLQTAVPMRREEACYVLSKLEAVLARALNTPPSETPTGDGEPPSAAAATERCSWLVPLVRTLLNRAYGPLGLQWGLPSLPPTNGSPTFFEDFQAFCATPEWRHFIDKQVQPTMSQFEMDTYAKSHDLMSGFWNACYDMLMSSGQRRQRERARGRRAFQELVLEPAQRRARLEGLRYTAALKQQAAQHSTALLHWGALWRQLSSPCGAWALRDPPTPRWKLSSAETYSRMRLKLVPNHHFNPHLEASALRDNLGEAPLTPTEEASLPLAVTKEAKVSSLPEELQEDQLGEDELAALETALEAAELDEQHEKLVLSAECQLVTVVAVVPGLLEVTTQHVYFYDGSAERVETEEGIGHDFRRPLAQLREVHLRRFNLRRSALELFFIDQANYFLNFPCKMGGATASSPCQAPRPQPCPIPPHTQVRNQVYSWLLRLRPPTQGYLSSRSPQEMLRASGLTQKWVQREISNFEYLMQLNTIAGRTYNDLSQYPVFPWVLQDYVSPTLDLSNPVVFRDLSKPIGVVNPKHAQLVREKYESFEDPAGTIDKFHYGTHYSNAAGVMHYLIRVEPFTSLHVQLQSGRFDCSDRQFHSVAAAWQARLESPADVKELIPEFFYFPDFLENQNGFDLGCLQLTNEKVGDVVLPPWASSPEDFIQQHRRALESEYVSTHLHEWIDLIFGYKQRGPAAEEALNVFYYCTYEGAVDLDQVADERERKALEGIISNFGQTPCQLLKEPHPARLSAEEAAQRLARLDTNSPSIFQHLDQLKAFFAEVISDGVPLVLALVPHRQPHSFITQGSADLLVTVSASGLLGTHSWLPYDRNISNYFSFSKDPTVGNPKMQRLLSGPWVPGGGVSGQALAAAPDGKLVFSGGHWDGSLRVTALPRGKLLNQLSCHLDVVTCLALDTCGIYLISGSRDTTCMVWRLLQQGGLSVGLASKPVQVLYGHEAAVSCVAISTELDMAVSGSEDGTVIIHTVRRGQFVAALRPPGATLPGPVSHLALGSEGQILVQSSARERLGAQVTYSLHLYSVNGRLRASLPLVEQPTALAVTEDFVLLGTAQCALHILHLNKLLPAAPPLPMKVPIRSVAVTKERSHVLVGLEDGKLIVVGAGQPSEVRSSQFARKLWRSSRRISQVSSGETEYNPGEAR encoded by the exons ATGGAACCAGCTCTGGGGCCTGGGGTCCAG AAGGACCTGGGCTATCTGCAGCAGTGGCTGAAGGCCTTTGTGGGTACCTTCGAGAAGAGCATCTCACTGTCCTCTCTGGAGCCACGCAG GCCGGAGGAGGCAGGTGCGGAGGTGCCGCTGCTACCTCGGGATGCGCTGCACGTGCTGGCCGAGCAGCTAGACGAGGGGGACCTGGAGCAAGCCCTGCTGCTGCTCAAGCTCTTCGTCATCCTCTGCAG GAACCCGGAGAATGTAGAGGCAGGCTGGGGCCAGGTGCTGGTGCCCCGGGTGCTGGCATTGCTGACCCGCTTGGTGGCCAAG CTGAAAGAACCCCCACCACCGGAGAAGGGCCGTGAGTCCCAGCTGGAAAACGTAGCCCTGCATGCCCTGCTCCTCTGTGAGGGCCTCTTCGACCCCTACCAGACCTGGCGGCGCCAGCACAGTGG GGAAGTCATCAGCTCCAAGGAGAAGAGCAAGTACAAGTTCCCTCCTGCGGCTTTGCCCTGTGGATTCAGCACCTTCTTCCGAG agAGCCTGCAGGATGCGGATCACTTGCCTCCTGTGCTCCTGCTGCGTCTCATCCACCTCTTTGGTGCTGTCCTTGCAGGAGGGAAG GAGAACGGGCAGAAGGCTGTGAGCGCTGGCACTGTTCAGGGCCTGCTGAACGTGGTGCGGGGCTGGGGCCACGGGCCAGCCCAGGACCCCCGCCTAGTGCCGCTGGCACTGGAGGCACTGGTGGGTGCGGTACATGTCCTGCACGCCAGCCGCACACCCCCCCGGGGGCCAGAGCTCCGAGCCCTGCTTGAGGGCTACTTCCATGTCCTTAATGCCGACTGGCCGGCCGGGCCAAGCCTGGACCCCGAAGAGGCCCTCATCACCCTACGGGTCAGCATGCTCG ACGCCATCCCCATGATGCTGGCATGTGAGGACCGGCCAGTGCTGCAGGCCACCTTCCTCAGCAACAATTGCTTTGAACACCTTATTCGCCTCATCCAGAACAGCAAG CTGTACCTGCAGGCCCGGGCGCCCCCTGAGGGGGACAGTGACCTGGCTACCTGGTTACTGACCGAGCCCGATGTCCAGAAG gtACTGGACCAGGACACAGACGCCATTGCAGTCCACGTAGTCAGAGTGTTGACCTGCATCATGAGCGGCTCCCCCTCCGCCAAG GAGGTGTTTAAGGAGCGCATCGGCTACCCTCACCTGCAAGAGGTTCTGCAGAGTCACGGTCCCCCCACCCATCGACTGTTGCAAGAGCTGCTCAACATG GCTGTGGAGGGCAACCACAGCACGTGTCCGCCACCACCAATCCGCAATGAGCAGCCGGTGCTGGTGCTAATGCGGTGGCTGCCAGCACTGCCCACAGCTGAGCTGCGGCTCTTCCTAGCACAGCGCCTCTGGTGGCTCTGCGACAGCTGCCCTGCCAGCCGTGCCACGTGTGTCCAGGCCGGTCTGGTGGGCTGCTTGTTGGAGACGCTCAGCGAGGGGGTAGCCCTGGGGGCCCGCTGCCAGGAGCAGCTGCTGGCGCTGCTGCAAGCACTGGGCCACGTGTCACTAAGGCCCTTGGAGCTGCGTCGCTTGCTTCGTCCCCCGCCAGGGCTGGACTCGGGGCCGggtggagctgaggctggggaTGCCCGACACGCAGGTGCCATCATCCGCGCGCTCTCAGGCATGGCCCGGCACCGGGGCCCGGCACGAGCCCTGTGCTACTTTGACCTCACGCCCAGCATGGCGGGTATCATGGTACCCCCCGTGCAGCGATggccaggacctggcttcacctTCCATGCCTGGCTGTGTCTGCACCCCACGGCTGTAACACCTGCCCCGGCCCCCACCCGGCCGCTCCAGCGAAAGCAACTGTACAG CTTCTTCACCAGCAGCGGCTCAGGGTTTGAAGCCTTCTTCATGGCGGCTGGGACCCTGGTGGTGGCCGTGTGCACCCGGAAGGAGTACTTGACCATGAGCTTGCCTGAAGTGTCCTTTGCCGACTCTGCCTGG CACTGTGTGGCCATTGTCCATGTGCCCGGGCGCCGGCCCTTCAGCCAGAACCTGGTGCATGTCTACAAAGACGGCCATCTGGTGAAGACGGCACCCCTTCGCTGCCCCTCCCTTAGTGAG CCTTTCTCCTCCTGCTGTATCGGCTCTGCTGGGCACCGCACAACGACCACCACCACGGGCCTGCCTGTGCCACCCGTCCCCGCTGCCCTGGCTCACactcacccctccctcacccgctCCCTGTCAGTCCCGGCCACCACAGGGCTTGGCTGGGGGTCCGGGCTGGTGGCCCCCCTGCAGGAGGGCAGCATCAGCTCCACCCTCGCAGGCACACAGGACACTCGGTGGGGCAGCCCCACATCCCTGGAGGGCGAGCTGGGGGCTGTGGCCATCTTCCATGAAGCCCTGCAGGCGGCAGCCCTGCGGGTCCTGTGCACCCTGG GGCCCAATGAGACAGCACCCTTCAAGCCTGAGGGTGAATTGCATGAACTTGGCACCAAGCTGCTCCTCCATTACTCACCTCAG GCCTGTAAGAACAACATCTGCCTGGACCTGTCCCCTGGCCACGGGCTGGATGGCCGCCTGACAGGCCACAGGGTGGAGACGTGGGACGTGAAG GATGTGGTGAATTGCGTGGGAGGCATGGGTGCCCTGCTGCCCCTGCTGGAACGAGTGGCTACACAGCCCCAAGAAGCCGAGGCAGGTCCAGCAGAAACACATGACCTTGTGGGGCCTGAACTGACCTCTGGCCACAACACCACCCAGGGACTGCTTCTCCCACTAGGCAAGTCCTCAG AGGAGCGAATGGAGAGGAATGCAGTGGCTGCCTTTCTGCTGATGCTGCGGAACTTCCTACAGGGCCATGCTGTGAACCAGGAGAGCCTGGTGCAGTGCCAGGGGCCTGCCATCATTGGGGCCCTCCTGCGCAAG GTCCCCAGCTGGGCCATGGACATGAATGTGCTCATGTCTGCCCAGCTTCTGATGGAGCAGGTGGCAGCCGAGGGCAGTGGGCCCCTCCTGTACCTGCTCTACCAGCATTTGCTCTTCAACTTTCACCTCTGGACCCTTAGCGACTTTGCTGTGCGCCTGG GCCATATCCAGTACGTGTCTAGCATAGTCCGTGAGCATAGACAGAAGCTGCGGAAGAAGTACGGGGTCCAGTTCATCCTCGATGCTCTGCGCACTCACTACAG CCTACAGCGGGAGCACCCCCTAGCGGCTGATGACCTGCGCACAGTGCAGACTTCACTCCTGGGCCTGGCGCGGGAGTTTCTGGTGCGGAGCTCTTCCGCTGATGACCTGCAGGTGGTGCTGAACTTTCTGGCGGCTGCGGGTGATGATGGCCAG GTGCTGGGTGCGCTGGACCTGCTGCTGGCACTGCTGCAGGGCTCCCCAGCACAGGAGTCTTTGGCTGTCTTCCTGCTGGAGCCAGGGAACCTTGAGGTGCTGCTGGCACTGCTGGTGCGGCCAAGGCCCATGCCCTTGCTGCCCGACCGAGTCTGCAAG ATCCTGCGCAGACTGCAGCAGAATGAGCGCTTACCTGAGCGCAGCCGCCAGCGGCTCCGGCTACGAGAGTGTGGCCTCCAGGGTCTCGTTGCCTGCCTGCCAGAGGGGGCCGTTTCCCCCCAGCTCTGCCAGGGCCTCTTCAAGCTGTTCCTGGGGGCAG ATTGCCTGAACCTCTCAGATCTATTGGCTGTGGTGCAGCTGTCCCTCCAGGCTGACCTCAGCATCCGCTTAGACATCTGTCGTCAG CTCTTCCACCTCATCTACGGACAGCCAGACGTAGTGCGGCTGCTGGCCCGACAGGCCGGCTGGCAGGATGTGCTGACCCGGCTGTTTGTCCTGGAAGCCGTCACAGCTGGCAGTCCCCTGCCCTTTACCCCCGAGCCACCCACCTCCCCGGAGCCAGCCTTACACAAGCCACCCACTGAGTCACCTGAGCCTTCGGACGTCTTCCTGCCCGCAGAGGTCCCCTGCCCTGACCCTGACGCCTTTTACCAGGCTCTTTCCCCATTCTCTGCACCCTTTGAGCTGGGCCTGGAACGGGCCAGTGTGAGTTCAGGCAATACTGCTGGCggtggcagtggcagtgggaCTCTCactccagccagccagcctggcACACCTTCCCCGCTGGATGGGCCCCGGTCCTTCCCTATTGCCCAGGGCCGCCACAGCTCCAGTCTCTCCAATGTGCTGGAGGATGGCAGCCTGCCAGAGCCCACCATCAGTGGGGATGACACCTCTAATACAAGCAACCCTCAG CAAACCTGTGAGGAGGAGCTTTGTAACCTGCTCACCAATGTGCTGTTCTCGGTGACTTGGCGGGGAGTGGATGGCAGTGACGAGGCTGCCTGGCGGGAGCGCGGCCAGGTCTTCTCCGTGCTCACCCAGCTGGGGGCCTCGGCCACACTTGTGCGCCCACCAGACTGCATCAAGCGCAG CCTCCTGGAGATGATGCTGGAGTCAGCCCTGACCGACATCAAAGAGGCCCCCCTTGGGGTCCTAGCCAGCCTCACCCAGCAGGCGCTTTGGCTGCTGCGCCTGCTGCAGGACTTCCTGTGTGCCGAGGGCCACGGTAACCAGGAGCTGTGGAGTGAGAAG CTCTTTGAAGGTGTGTGCAGCCTGCTTGATCGCCTGGGGGCCTGGCTGCACCTGGCCAACGGCACAGCAGATCTCCGAGAGATGGCACAGATCGGCCTGCGCCTTGTGCTTGGCTACATTCTGCTGGAGGACCCACAG CTGCACGCCCAGGCCTACGTGAAGCTGCACGCACTGCTGCAGACTGCAGTGCCCATGCGCCGGGAGGAGGCTTGCTATGTGCTCTCCAAGCTGGAGGCGGTGCTGGCGCGGGCGCTGAACACCCCACCCTCAGAGACCCCCACCGGGGACGGGGAGCCCCCATCTGCAGCTGCTGCTACAGAGCGCTGCTCATGGCTGGTACCGCTGGTGCGCACACTGCTGAACCGTGCCTACGGGCCACTGGGGCTGCAGTGGGGGCTgccttccctgcctcccaccaACGGCAGCCCCACCTTCTTCGAGGACTTCCAGGCCTTTTGTGCCACCCCCGAATGGCGTCACTTCATCGACAAGCAG GTGCAGCCCACCATGTCGCAGTTCGAAATGGACACCTACGCTAAGAGCCACGACCTCATGTCAGGCTTCTGGAATGCCTGCTACGACATGCTCATGAGCAGTGGGCAGCGGCGCCAGCGGGAGCGGGCACGCGGTCGTCGGGCCTTCCAG GAGCTGGTGCTGGAACCTGCACAGCGGCGGGCGCGCTTGGAGGGGCTGCGGTACACAGCGGCCCTGAAGCAGCAGGCAGCGCAGCACTCAACCGCCCTGCTGCACTGGGGGGCGCTGTGGCGTCAGCTCTCTAGCCCCTGTGGGGCCTGGGCCCTGAG GGACCCGCCCACCCCCCGGTGGAAGCTCTCCAGTGCCGAGACATACTCGCGCATGCGTCTGAAGCTGGTGCCCAACCATCACTTCAACCCTCACCTGGAAGCCAGTGCCCTACGTGACAACCTGG GTGAGGCCCCCCTGACACCCACAGAGGAGGCCTCACTGCCTCTAGCAGTGACCAAAGAGGCCAAAGTCAGCAGCCTACCCGAGGAGCTGCAGGAAGACCAGCTGGGTGAGGATGAGCTGGCTGCGCTGGAGACCGC GTTGGAGGCCGCAGAACTGGATGAGCAGCACGAGAAGCTGGTGCTGTCAGCTGAGTGCCAGCTGGTCACAGTGGTGGCTGTGGTCCCAGGGCTGCTGGAGGTCACCACACAACACGTGTATTTCTACGACGGCAGCGCTGAGCGTGTGGAAACCGAGGAGG GCATTGGCCATGACTTCCGGCGCCCACTGGCCCAGCTCCGCGAGGTCCACCTGCGGCGTTTCAACCTGCGCCGTTCGGCGCTTGAGCTCTTCTTCATTGATCAGGCCAACTACTTCCTCAACTTCCCCTGCAAGATGGGTGGGGCCACGGCCTCATCTCCGTGCCAGGCCCCCAGGCCCCAACCCTGCCCCATCCCGCCCCACACCCAGGTACGGAACCAGGTATACTCGTGGCTCCTGCGCCTGCGACCCCCTACCCAAGGCTACCTGAGCAGTCGCTCCCCCCAGGAGATGCTGCGCGCCTCAGGCCTTACCCAG AAATGGGTACAGCGTGAGATCTCCAACTTCGAGTACCTGATGCAACTCAACACCATAGCGGGGCGGACCTACAATGACTTGTCTCAGTACCCTGTG TTCCCCTGGGTCCTACAGGACTATGTGTCCCCAACGTTGGACCTCAGCAACCCAGTCGTCTTCCGGGACCTGTCCAAGCCCATCGGTGTGGTGAATCCCAAGCATGCCCAGCTTGTGAGAGAGAA GTATGAGAGCTTCGAGGACCCAGCGGGCACCATTGACAAATTCCACTATGGCACCCACTATTCCAACGCAGCAGGCGTGATGCACTACCTCATCCGTGTGGAACCCTTCACCTCCCTGCACGTCCAGCTGCAGAGTGGCCG CTTTGACTGCTCTGACCGGCAGTTCCACTCAGTGGCAGCAGCCTGGCAGGCCCGCCTGGAGAGCCCAGCCGACGTGAAGGAGCTCATCCCAGAGTTCTTCTACTTCCCTGATTTCCTGGAGAACCAGAATG GCTTTGACCTGGGCTGCCTGCAGCTGACCAACGAGAAGGTAGGCGATGTGGTGCTGCCCCCCTGGGCCAGCTCTCCTGAGGACTTCATCCAGCAGCACCGCCGGGCTCTG gagTCAGAATATGTGTCCACCCACCTGCACGAGTGGATCGACCTCATCTTTGGCTACAAGCAGCGGGGGCCAGCTGCAGAGGAGGCCCTCAATGTCTTCTATTACTGCACCTATGAGG GGGCCGTGGACCTGGACCAAGTAGCAGATGAGCGGGAACGGAAGGCTCTGGAGGGCATTATCAGCAACTTCGGGCAGACTCCCTGTCAGCTGCTGAAG GAGCCACATCCGGCTCGGCTTTCAGCTGAGGAAGCAGCCCAACGCCTTGCACGTCTGGACACTAACTCACCTAGCATCTTCCAGCACCTGGACCAGCTCAAGGCCTTCTTCGCAGAG GTCATCAGTGATGGCGTGCCCCTAGTGCTGGCCCTGGTTCCCCACCGGCAGCCCCACTCCTTCATCACCCAGGGCTCTGCAGACCTGTTG GTGACCGTGAGTGCCAGTGGGCTGCTGGGCACCCACAGCTGGTTGCCCTATGACCGTAACATAAGCAATTACTTCAGCTTCAGCAAAGACCCCACCGTGGGCAACCCCAA GATGCAGCGATTGCTGAGTGGCCCTTGGGTGCCAGGCGGTGGCGTGAGTGGGCAAGCCCTGGCAGCAGCCCCAGATGGAAAGCTGGTGTTCAGTGGTGGCCATTGGGATGGCAGCCTGCGAGTGACTGCACTACCCCGGGGCAAGCTGTTGAACCAGCTCAGCTGCCACCTCG ATGTAGTAACCTGCCTTGCACTGGACACCTGTGGCATCTACCTCATCTCAGGCTCCCGGGACACCACATGCATGGTGTGGCGGCTCCTGCAGCAG GGTGGTCTCTCGGTGGGGCTGGCATCAAAGCCTGTGCAGGTCCTATACGGGCATGAGGCTGCAGTGAGCTGTGTGGCCATCAGCACTGAACTTGACATGGCGGTGTCTGGATCCGAG GATGGAACTGTGATCATCCACACTGTACGCCGTGGCCAGTTTGTGGCCGCACTAAGGCCCCCAGGAGCCACGTTGCCTGGACCTGTGTCCCACTTGGCACTGGGGTCTGAGGGCCAGATCCTGGTGCAGAGCTCAGCGCGGGAGCGTCTGGGGGCCCAG GTCACCTACTCCTTGCACCTGTACTCGGTGAATGGGAGGTTGCGGGCTTCACTGCCCTTGGTAGAGCAGCCCACAGCCCTCGCGGTGACGGAGGACTTTGTTCTGCTGGGCACAGCCCAGTGTGCCCTGCACATCCTCCATTTGAACAA actGCTGCCGGCCGCGCCTCCTCTGCCCATGAAGGTGCCCATCCGCAGCGTGGCTGTGACCAAGGAGCGCAGCCACGTGCTCGTGGGCCTGGAAGACGGCAAGCTTATCGTGGTGGGCGCAGGGCAGCCCTCTGAG GTGCGCAGCAGCCAGTTTGCGCGGAAGCTGTGGCGGTCTTCCCGGCGCATCTCCCAGGTGTCCTCTGGGGAGACAGAGTACAACCCTGGAGAGGCGCGCTGA